A window of bacterium contains these coding sequences:
- a CDS encoding putative glycoside hydrolase — translation MKKVALLMLLLTAAASGVALFLRERGNYTFDLDVKKLPLEIASVAPLHPNADIGPQQPLGTPPVVIKAAYLTSWAAGSAKKSAYMLRLLKDTELNAVVVDLKDFTGTVSYITNVPDVKKYNAEERRIPRINTLIKTLHDEGVYVIGRIAVFEDQKLPVARPELALQSKTKEGAWKDYKGLMWLDTASRDVWDYNIAIAKDALARGIDEINFDYIRFASDGDLKDIRYPIWNGQTPKKEVLRQFFAYLRESLPDAKLSADLFGMTTTNKDDLNIGQYLEYALPYFDAVSPMVYPSHYGSGFIGIKNPASAPYEVVRYSLDEAVKRMKEYQSARDEAQRRNLTAEVIGVTTPVPLPMRAKLRPWLQDFNLGATYDAEKVQTQIRATDDTARECLKQSGVTETGAPICDGLIHRDAIDGRFIGGWMLWNSGSTYTEEALQIE, via the coding sequence ATGAAAAAGGTTGCTCTCTTGATGTTGCTCCTCACCGCCGCCGCTTCCGGAGTCGCGCTGTTTTTGCGCGAACGCGGCAACTATACGTTTGATCTTGACGTAAAAAAACTTCCGCTGGAAATCGCGAGCGTGGCGCCGCTTCATCCGAACGCCGACATCGGGCCGCAACAGCCGCTTGGAACACCCCCGGTTGTCATTAAAGCCGCGTACCTCACCAGCTGGGCCGCGGGCAGCGCGAAAAAAAGCGCGTACATGCTCCGATTGCTCAAGGACACGGAACTGAACGCCGTGGTCGTAGACCTTAAAGATTTCACCGGCACCGTAAGCTACATCACCAATGTTCCGGACGTAAAAAAATACAACGCCGAAGAGCGCCGCATTCCGCGAATCAACACGCTGATTAAAACACTGCACGACGAGGGAGTGTACGTCATCGGACGCATCGCGGTTTTTGAAGATCAAAAACTGCCGGTCGCTCGGCCGGAGCTTGCCTTACAGAGCAAAACAAAAGAGGGGGCGTGGAAAGATTATAAGGGACTGATGTGGCTCGATACCGCCTCGCGTGATGTGTGGGACTACAATATTGCCATCGCGAAGGACGCGCTCGCTCGTGGAATTGACGAAATAAATTTTGACTACATCCGTTTCGCGTCAGACGGAGATTTAAAGGACATCCGGTATCCGATTTGGAACGGTCAAACCCCAAAGAAAGAGGTTTTGCGCCAATTTTTTGCGTATCTCCGCGAGTCGCTTCCCGACGCGAAACTCTCCGCCGATTTGTTCGGCATGACAACAACGAATAAGGACGATTTGAATATCGGCCAATATTTGGAATACGCCTTGCCGTATTTTGACGCAGTGAGCCCAATGGTCTACCCATCGCATTACGGAAGCGGATTCATCGGCATCAAAAACCCGGCGTCCGCTCCATATGAAGTTGTGCGCTACTCCCTGGACGAAGCAGTAAAGCGCATGAAAGAATATCAGTCCGCGCGCGACGAGGCTCAGCGCAGGAACCTGACCGCGGAGGTGATCGGCGTCACAACCCCCGTTCCTCTGCCTATGCGCGCAAAGCTCCGTCCGTGGTTGCAGGACTTTAATCTCGGCGCGACCTATGACGCGGAAAAAGTACAGACGCAAATCCGGGCGACAGACGATACCGCGCGCGAATGCCTGAAGCAATCGGGAGTCACGGAAACCGGCGCGCCCATTTGCGACGGCCTCATCCACCGCGACGCAATTGACGGACGCTTTATCGGCGGTTGGATGCTTTGGAATTCGGGGAGTACCTACACCGAAGAAGCGTTGCAAATAGAATAA
- a CDS encoding segregation/condensation protein A, with protein sequence MFEIKNEQFQGPLAKLLELIEARQLEVTRIALADVTADFLDYIKTLENIGADVLADFVVVASRLVLIKSKVLLPSLPLTDVEERDIHDLESRLALYREFRAAGAVFAKNFSETPQSASRQFLFGTPPIFYPSQELRVDTLRAAIGRVFAVLEEFIPKDERVVKRALVTIEEKMKELIARLGEMATQSFRSLSTQKSKSEVVALFLAVLHLVRHHGINVEQQDQFADIIIRK encoded by the coding sequence ATGTTTGAAATTAAAAACGAACAGTTTCAGGGACCGCTCGCAAAACTCCTTGAGCTTATTGAAGCGCGTCAGCTTGAGGTTACCCGCATCGCGCTTGCCGACGTTACGGCGGACTTTTTGGACTACATAAAAACACTGGAGAACATCGGGGCCGACGTGCTCGCGGATTTTGTCGTGGTGGCTTCGCGGTTGGTGCTCATCAAGTCAAAAGTATTGCTTCCTTCGCTACCACTGACGGATGTTGAAGAACGCGATATTCACGACCTCGAATCGCGCCTCGCGTTGTACCGCGAATTTCGCGCGGCCGGAGCGGTGTTCGCGAAAAATTTTTCAGAAACTCCTCAATCCGCGAGCCGCCAATTCCTTTTCGGAACTCCTCCGATATTTTACCCGTCGCAAGAGCTCCGCGTTGACACCCTTCGCGCCGCGATCGGAAGAGTGTTCGCGGTGCTTGAAGAGTTTATCCCGAAGGATGAACGCGTCGTGAAGCGCGCGCTGGTTACGATTGAAGAAAAGATGAAGGAGCTTATCGCTCGCCTCGGAGAAATGGCGACGCAAAGTTTCCGCTCGCTATCCACGCAAAAATCAAAAAGCGAAGTCGTCGCCCTGTTTCTCGCGGTACTGCACCTTGTGCGCCACCACGGCATAAATGTTGAGCAACAAGATCAATTTGCTGATATTATTATTAGGAAGTAG
- a CDS encoding SMC-Scp complex subunit ScpB encodes MEEMETNNANNDIAKIEALLFAYGEPVTLKKLSLLTGLNAETVAAHLTELESRYNADSARGIALLRRDNETQLVTKTNLSALIETLVKSEVQEALTPAAEETLAIIGYGGPIGRAEIDYIRGVNSSFILRSLSLRGLIDRDVDPHRANAYRYSASFASLKHLGVGNARELPDYEKYRSLIEKFRNAGEAVKDTAHITPIINE; translated from the coding sequence ATGGAGGAAATGGAAACAAATAATGCAAATAATGATATAGCGAAGATTGAGGCGCTGCTGTTTGCGTACGGTGAACCCGTAACGCTAAAAAAACTTTCATTACTCACCGGCCTTAACGCGGAAACAGTCGCCGCGCATCTCACCGAGCTGGAATCGCGCTACAACGCCGACTCAGCGCGTGGAATCGCCCTGCTCCGCCGCGACAATGAAACGCAACTGGTCACGAAAACAAACCTGTCGGCGCTTATTGAAACACTGGTGAAATCCGAGGTGCAGGAAGCGCTGACGCCGGCCGCCGAGGAAACGCTGGCAATTATCGGCTATGGCGGACCTATCGGCCGCGCCGAAATTGACTATATCCGCGGAGTCAACTCCAGCTTTATTTTACGCAGCTTGTCGCTCCGTGGCCTCATCGACCGCGACGTTGACCCACACCGCGCAAACGCGTATCGCTACAGCGCGAGTTTCGCGTCATTAAAACACCTCGGCGTCGGAAACGCGCGCGAGCTTCCGGATTACGAAAAATATCGATCGCTGATTGAAAAATTTCGGAACGCCGGAGAAGCCGTCAAGGATACGGCGCACATTACGCCAATCATCAATGAATAA
- a CDS encoding serine hydrolase, producing MNKTIGFAALFLTLIFWGHTKSALQESVESAPERITLGSVVSVTNPDASVAPFTMPQISDAVVGQPATQPVSGPPRETSIDSAVAAFAGTVVNLENQSVLWERRPLQRHPLASLTKLMTGVVALENIGMEKTITITDEDVRAEGDAAGLKAGETFSVRDLVAAMILSSSNDAADALARFYGTSLFVNAMQQKANDIGMTNTSFFDPSGLSSLNQSTAENVASLVRYIREYYPEIFTLSRSKEQTILEQTAKTPRVIKSINEFAGDPQFLGGKTGYTPEAHGNLVSLFSAGEKTLLIIVLGTDDRFGETRALGKWAKEQ from the coding sequence ATGAATAAAACCATCGGATTCGCGGCGTTATTTCTCACGCTTATATTTTGGGGACACACAAAAAGCGCTTTACAAGAAAGCGTTGAATCGGCGCCGGAGCGCATCACCCTCGGAAGCGTTGTAAGCGTGACGAATCCGGACGCGAGCGTCGCGCCGTTCACAATGCCACAGATTTCCGACGCTGTCGTTGGACAGCCGGCGACACAGCCGGTATCCGGGCCGCCGCGCGAGACTTCCATCGACAGTGCCGTAGCCGCATTTGCCGGTACCGTTGTAAATCTTGAAAACCAAAGCGTGCTATGGGAGCGCCGCCCACTACAGCGGCATCCGCTGGCATCGCTCACCAAACTCATGACCGGCGTCGTGGCGCTTGAAAACATCGGTATGGAAAAAACGATTACGATCACGGACGAAGACGTGCGCGCGGAAGGGGATGCGGCGGGGCTTAAAGCCGGCGAAACATTCTCGGTGCGCGATCTCGTAGCCGCCATGATACTCTCCTCTTCAAACGACGCGGCGGACGCCTTGGCGCGCTTCTATGGAACAAGCCTCTTTGTGAACGCGATGCAGCAAAAGGCAAATGATATCGGAATGACCAATACGAGTTTTTTTGACCCAAGCGGCCTCTCGTCGCTGAACCAAAGCACCGCTGAAAACGTCGCGAGCCTCGTCCGCTACATCCGCGAATATTATCCGGAAATTTTCACATTGAGTAGAAGCAAAGAACAGACTATACTGGAACAAACTGCAAAAACGCCGCGCGTCATAAAAAGTATCAATGAGTTCGCGGGGGATCCGCAATTTCTGGGAGGAAAAACCGGCTATACGCCGGAAGCCCACGGCAACCTTGTTTCGCTGTTTAGCGCCGGTGAAAAAACACTCCTAATCATCGTACTGGGCACCGATGACCGGTTTGGAGAAACGCGCGCTCTGGGCAAATGGGCAAAGGAGCAATAA
- the mraY gene encoding phospho-N-acetylmuramoyl-pentapeptide-transferase: MIETPAIFEALRVLAVATLSFMIAFFIAPLVTKVICRLGFRKQIRSAEEAPVYARLHEKKAGTPTMGGVIIWLTVVIVAVGFYALDGLFDGMFTKLNFIDRAETYLPLAAMLIAALFGLADDLLGVLRVGPSGGGLKVRHKLIMYSVVALLGALWFYYRLDWDVLQIPFYGAVAVNWWYIPIFMFIIIASAFSANETDGLDGLAGGVMLFAFLALTAVAFILGRFHLATFSGAIVGALLAFLWFNIYPARFFMGDTGSMSLGITMGVIAMLTNTALYLPLFAPILVLESLSVIVQLGSKALLKKKVFISTPIHHHFEAIGWPETQVTMRFWIISAVGCALGLALFFVSRLAL; the protein is encoded by the coding sequence ATGATAGAAACACCCGCAATTTTTGAAGCACTACGCGTACTCGCCGTGGCAACGCTTTCGTTTATGATTGCGTTCTTCATCGCGCCACTGGTCACCAAGGTCATTTGTCGCCTTGGATTTCGAAAACAAATCCGTAGCGCCGAAGAAGCTCCGGTATACGCGCGATTACACGAGAAAAAAGCGGGAACGCCGACAATGGGCGGCGTCATCATCTGGCTGACCGTTGTGATTGTCGCGGTCGGTTTCTACGCTCTGGACGGGTTATTTGACGGCATGTTCACGAAGTTGAATTTCATTGACCGAGCAGAAACGTATCTGCCGCTCGCGGCAATGCTTATCGCGGCATTGTTCGGGCTCGCGGACGATTTACTCGGCGTCCTGCGCGTGGGCCCATCCGGCGGTGGACTGAAGGTGCGCCACAAACTCATCATGTATTCGGTCGTCGCCCTCTTAGGCGCCTTATGGTTTTACTACCGTCTTGATTGGGACGTTCTGCAAATTCCTTTTTATGGCGCGGTGGCGGTAAATTGGTGGTATATCCCGATTTTTATGTTCATCATTATCGCAAGCGCGTTTTCCGCGAATGAAACCGATGGATTGGACGGTCTTGCGGGCGGCGTTATGCTTTTTGCGTTTCTTGCGCTCACCGCGGTCGCGTTCATACTCGGCAGATTTCATCTTGCGACATTCTCCGGCGCTATCGTGGGAGCACTGCTCGCGTTTTTATGGTTTAACATCTACCCCGCGCGCTTTTTTATGGGTGATACGGGCTCAATGTCACTGGGCATCACCATGGGCGTCATTGCGATGCTCACTAATACCGCCCTGTATCTTCCGTTATTCGCCCCGATCCTTGTTCTTGAATCACTTTCGGTCATCGTTCAGCTCGGGAGTAAGGCGCTCTTGAAGAAAAAAGTGTTTATTTCCACGCCGATCCACCACCACTTTGAGGCGATCGGTTGGCCGGAGACGCAAGTGACTATGCGCTTCTGGATTATTTCCGCCGTCGGCTGCGCGCTGGGGCTTGCGCTATTTTTTGTCAGCCGGCTTGCATTATAA